In the genome of Macrobrachium nipponense isolate FS-2020 chromosome 42, ASM1510439v2, whole genome shotgun sequence, one region contains:
- the LOC135213046 gene encoding ras-related protein Rab-32B-like, which produces MTRVYYKYAVAAIVVFDLSRPPTFEAVLKWVSDIREKVTLNDGRPLPVLLLANKCDIESISIQPEVIKNFCKQHLIDAWFLTSAKEDINIEDAMKWLVGRILEVRSTSQAPRPIVRTLAPEEPPEKPTSFCCR; this is translated from the exons ATGACAAGGGTCTACTATAAATATGC GGTGGCAGCTATTGTTGTATTTGATCTCTCAAGACCTCCGACATTTGAAGCTGTTCTTAAA TGGGTCAGTGACATAAGGGAGAAGGTCACCCTGAATGATGGCAGACCTCTTCCTGTCCTGCTTCTGGCCAACAAGTGTGATATTGAGTCTATCAGTATTCAGCCAGAAGTGATTAAAAACTTCTGCAAGCAGCACCTCATTGATGCTTGGTTCCTAACATCTGCCAAAGAAGACATTAATATTG AGGATGCCATGAAATGGCTTGTGGGTCGCATCCTTGAGGTTCGTTCGACTTCCCAGGCACCAAGGCCCATTGTCCGAACCCTTGCCCCAGAAGAGCCTCCAGAAAAGCCAACATCATTTTGTTGCAG ATGA